From the Paludisphaera mucosa genome, one window contains:
- a CDS encoding sigma-70 family RNA polymerase sigma factor, producing MTMDTIPMRRNFSADRTRQAPSFPSRTNPMRPPAAPGSASAPMPRRGEACYPAKCNPNPPKPPLSDPQRELAARYVPLARSMAQGFAKSWPAGGDDYRATACLALVEAAQSFDESKGVDFATFARHRIRGALINAQRGFFSDGWRGSAEFAPKFQPLAPDSEVRGRVVGTHPDQPVGARLEEQDSLEHCLRRLPSRHAAAFRHIYLDGKTQEEAAELLGCSKASMCRLHRETLDRIDQTREGGRRVVKPRERRRLLVAI from the coding sequence ATGACCATGGACACGATCCCGATGCGCCGAAATTTCTCGGCCGACCGTACTCGCCAGGCCCCGTCGTTCCCGAGCCGCACCAACCCCATGCGGCCGCCGGCCGCCCCGGGCTCCGCCTCCGCACCGATGCCGCGCCGTGGTGAGGCGTGCTACCCGGCGAAGTGCAACCCGAACCCGCCGAAGCCTCCGTTGAGCGACCCCCAGCGAGAACTGGCGGCCCGGTACGTGCCACTGGCCCGTTCCATGGCGCAGGGCTTCGCCAAATCCTGGCCCGCCGGCGGCGACGACTACCGGGCGACCGCTTGCCTGGCCCTGGTCGAGGCGGCGCAGTCATTCGACGAGTCGAAGGGGGTCGATTTTGCGACCTTCGCCCGCCATCGGATCCGCGGGGCCTTGATCAACGCCCAGCGCGGGTTTTTCTCGGACGGCTGGAGGGGATCGGCCGAATTCGCCCCCAAGTTCCAACCGCTGGCGCCCGATTCCGAGGTCCGAGGCCGCGTCGTCGGCACCCACCCCGACCAGCCCGTCGGGGCCCGCCTGGAAGAGCAGGACTCCCTCGAACATTGCCTCCGCAGGCTCCCCTCGCGCCACGCCGCCGCCTTCCGCCACATCTACCTCGACGGAAAGACGCAGGAGGAAGCCGCCGAGCTTCTGGGATGCTCGAAGGCCTCGATGTGCCGCCTTCACCGCGAAACCCTCGACCGCATCGACCAGACCCGCGAGGGAGGCCGACGCGTCGTCAAGCCTCGCGAGAGGAGACGCCTGCTCGTCGCGATTTGA